A single window of Athene noctua chromosome 1, bAthNoc1.hap1.1, whole genome shotgun sequence DNA harbors:
- the ACP1 gene encoding low molecular weight phosphotyrosine protein phosphatase isoform X2, giving the protein MAAGEVKSVLFVCLGNICRSPIAEAVFRKLVTDEKVENKWMTDSAAVSEWNVGRSPDARALSCLRNHGIETAHKARQVTKDDFQTFDYILCMDESNLRDLKRKSNQVKDCKAKIELLGSYDPQKQLIIEDPYYGNEKDFETVYEQCVRCCKAFLEKSH; this is encoded by the exons ATGGCGGCGGGGGAGGTGAAGTCCGTGCTCTTCGTGTGCCTGG GAAACATTTGTCGCTCTCCAATAGCTGAAGCAGTTTTTAGAAAACTTGTAACTGATGAAAAAGTTGAAAATAAG TGGATGACAGACAGTGCTGCTGTTTCAGAATGGAACGTGGGGCGCTCCCCAGATGCAAGGGCTTTAAGCTGTCTAAGAAATCATGGCATTGAGACAGCACATAAAGCACGGCAG GTTACTAAAGATGATTTCCAGACCTTTGATTATATACTTTGTATGGATGAGAGCAATCTAAG aGATCTGAAGAGGAAGAGTAACCAAGTTAAAGACTGCAAGGCCAAAATTGAACTACTTGGAAGTTACGATCCACAGAAACAACTTATCATTGAAGATCCATACTAT GGGAATGAAAAGGACTTTGAAACTGTTTACGAGCAGTGTGTTAGATGCTGTAAAGCTTTTTTGGAGAAGTCTCATTAA
- the ACP1 gene encoding low molecular weight phosphotyrosine protein phosphatase isoform X1, whose product MAAGEVKSVLFVCLGNICRSPIAEAVFRKLVTDEKVENKWRIDSAATSTYEIGSSPDYRGQACMKKHGITMNHIARQVTKDDFQTFDYILCMDESNLRDLKRKSNQVKDCKAKIELLGSYDPQKQLIIEDPYYGNEKDFETVYEQCVRCCKAFLEKSH is encoded by the exons ATGGCGGCGGGGGAGGTGAAGTCCGTGCTCTTCGTGTGCCTGG GAAACATTTGTCGCTCTCCAATAGCTGAAGCAGTTTTTAGAAAACTTGTAACTGATGAAAAAGTTGAAAATAAG tgGAGGATAGACAGTGCAGCGACATCTACCTATGAAATAGGAAGCTCTCCTGACTATCGAGGACAGGCTTGCATGAAGAAGCATGGCATTACCATGAATCATATTGCCAGGCAG GTTACTAAAGATGATTTCCAGACCTTTGATTATATACTTTGTATGGATGAGAGCAATCTAAG aGATCTGAAGAGGAAGAGTAACCAAGTTAAAGACTGCAAGGCCAAAATTGAACTACTTGGAAGTTACGATCCACAGAAACAACTTATCATTGAAGATCCATACTAT GGGAATGAAAAGGACTTTGAAACTGTTTACGAGCAGTGTGTTAGATGCTGTAAAGCTTTTTTGGAGAAGTCTCATTAA